The Kroppenstedtia pulmonis genome has a segment encoding these proteins:
- the hemL gene encoding glutamate-1-semialdehyde 2,1-aminomutase — MAHSYDQSISYFQEAQRYIAGGVNSPVRAFKNVDLSPIFIEKGQGSRVFDLDGNEYIDYVNSWGPLILGHAHPAVVEAVQIAAAKGTSFGAPTTVETDLARLVTEIVPSVDTVRMVNSGTEATMSALRLARAYTRRNKILKFEGCYHGHSDSLLIKAGSGVATLGLPDSPGVPENTGQHTLTVPYNDLESSRVAFEKFGHDIAAVIVEPVAGNMGVVPPEPGFLEGLRELTTRYGTVLIFDEVMTGFRVDYHCAQGLFGITPDLTTMGKVIGGGLPVGAYGGRKEIMELVAPEGPVYQAGTLSGNPLAMTAGYTTLKEMSKSGSYSYLEQRAEQLESGLRANAEEVGLPHHINRVGSMVCLFFTGDKVTNYEQASQSDTERFSRYFRLMIEQGISIPPSQFEGMFISMAHTSEDIDRTIEANRVALRQL, encoded by the coding sequence GTGGCTCACAGCTACGATCAGTCAATCTCTTATTTTCAAGAAGCTCAACGGTATATTGCAGGAGGGGTCAACAGTCCTGTACGTGCCTTTAAAAATGTCGATCTTTCACCGATTTTTATTGAAAAGGGGCAAGGATCCCGAGTTTTTGATCTAGATGGAAATGAATATATTGACTATGTCAACTCTTGGGGGCCGCTCATACTGGGACATGCACATCCGGCAGTGGTGGAGGCCGTTCAGATTGCCGCCGCCAAGGGAACCAGTTTTGGGGCACCTACCACTGTAGAGACAGATTTGGCACGTTTGGTGACGGAGATTGTACCATCTGTTGATACCGTCCGGATGGTGAATTCCGGCACAGAGGCGACAATGAGCGCCCTGCGATTGGCCCGGGCCTACACCCGTCGAAACAAGATTCTCAAATTTGAGGGTTGCTACCACGGTCATTCAGACAGTTTATTGATTAAGGCGGGTTCCGGTGTGGCGACATTGGGCCTGCCGGACAGTCCGGGGGTACCGGAAAATACCGGTCAGCATACCCTGACAGTACCCTATAATGACCTTGAAAGTTCTCGTGTCGCTTTTGAAAAATTTGGGCATGATATTGCCGCTGTGATTGTAGAACCTGTCGCCGGCAACATGGGGGTCGTTCCGCCGGAACCAGGCTTCCTGGAAGGATTGCGAGAACTGACAACCCGGTATGGTACTGTTTTGATCTTTGATGAAGTAATGACCGGTTTTCGGGTGGATTATCATTGTGCACAAGGTTTGTTCGGTATCACTCCGGATTTGACTACCATGGGTAAAGTGATCGGGGGTGGATTACCGGTGGGGGCTTACGGCGGACGGAAAGAGATTATGGAACTGGTGGCCCCTGAGGGTCCGGTCTACCAAGCAGGAACACTTTCCGGGAATCCTCTGGCGATGACTGCCGGTTATACAACTTTGAAGGAAATGAGCAAATCCGGTTCTTACTCCTATCTGGAACAAAGAGCCGAGCAACTGGAAAGTGGGTTGCGGGCCAATGCGGAGGAAGTGGGGCTTCCCCATCACATTAATCGTGTAGGCTCCATGGTTTGTCTCTTCTTTACTGGAGATAAGGTGACAAACTATGAACAGGCAAGCCAATCCGACACAGAACGTTTTTCCCGCTATTTCCGACTGATGATTGAACAGGGGATTTCCATTCCACCGTCTCAATTTGAAGGAATGTTCATCTCCATGGCTCATACTTCGGAGGATATCGATCGTACTATTGAAGCAAATCGTGTTGCACTGCGCCAATTGTAA
- a CDS encoding LysM peptidoglycan-binding domain-containing protein, whose protein sequence is MTENRYNQLRFDISEKVRLHPQQPGMDTLLELDLYPDVEIEDQETHLKIQGFLRLNGKYEPESGSVQENEEMAGQEEIAYVIPVEITLPADRVDLDYIASEIESFDYKVLSPFELQIEAELVIDGLLAETEEEENKESYEAVDPKQVATFSVYEEPRMEKETETENETEEILQQEVRQEYEYTHVARYDASNPEESQEQAEEDQSEENNTEHSLKEDGEKEKQEEEEHVSAEKADQEEKDINIEKDVDFESDDTQESSEKTVSKSMDEGMKLAFNQKRNVEKDQAEPTLTDRLLRHPHVGEFDFQELNEDEREKFGIERMKEADDEEKDGTDEEEIQDESAKTKTEDEEKPSSASEWASWILKDETDNFVKMKMVIVQKEDSIDTIAERYEVPISKIMSWNQMDSSVLEEGQIVYIPVR, encoded by the coding sequence TTGACGGAGAACCGTTATAATCAACTCCGTTTTGACATATCGGAAAAGGTTCGCCTTCATCCCCAGCAGCCGGGGATGGATACATTGCTGGAACTGGACCTGTATCCGGATGTCGAAATCGAAGATCAAGAGACGCATTTGAAAATCCAGGGCTTTCTAAGGTTAAACGGCAAATATGAACCTGAGTCAGGATCCGTACAAGAAAACGAAGAGATGGCGGGACAGGAAGAGATTGCCTATGTAATTCCTGTGGAAATCACCTTGCCGGCGGATCGGGTGGATTTGGATTATATTGCTTCGGAAATTGAATCTTTTGATTATAAGGTACTTTCTCCTTTTGAACTGCAAATCGAAGCGGAGTTGGTTATCGACGGATTGCTTGCAGAGACAGAAGAAGAGGAAAATAAGGAATCTTATGAAGCGGTGGACCCGAAACAAGTGGCTACTTTTTCCGTTTATGAAGAGCCTCGGATGGAGAAGGAAACAGAAACAGAGAATGAAACGGAAGAAATTTTGCAACAGGAGGTTCGGCAGGAATACGAATATACCCATGTGGCCCGCTATGATGCAAGTAATCCCGAGGAGAGTCAGGAACAAGCAGAAGAAGACCAATCTGAGGAAAATAATACGGAACATTCGCTGAAAGAAGATGGAGAGAAAGAGAAGCAAGAAGAGGAAGAACATGTTTCGGCGGAAAAGGCGGATCAGGAAGAAAAGGATATAAACATAGAAAAAGATGTGGATTTTGAGTCTGATGATACACAGGAATCTTCCGAGAAGACGGTTTCGAAGTCTATGGATGAAGGCATGAAGCTGGCTTTCAATCAGAAGCGAAATGTGGAAAAAGATCAGGCCGAACCCACGCTGACAGATCGTTTGTTACGTCACCCCCATGTCGGGGAATTTGATTTTCAGGAATTGAATGAAGATGAACGGGAGAAATTTGGGATTGAACGGATGAAAGAAGCAGATGATGAGGAAAAAGACGGAACTGATGAGGAAGAAATTCAGGATGAAAGTGCGAAAACAAAAACGGAAGACGAAGAAAAACCTTCATCTGCAAGTGAATGGGCCAGTTGGATACTGAAAGATGAGACGGATAACTTTGTCAAAATGAAGATGGTGATTGTGCAAAAGGAGGATTCCATTGATACCATTGCGGAACGATATGAAGTTCCGATCAGTAAGATTATGAGTTGGAATCAAATGGATAGTAGTGTATTGGAAGAGGGACAGATTGTCTATATTCCAGTACGATAG
- a CDS encoding phosphotransferase, whose translation MRIDPDCDGPVLAEIYKQYGWSPHSIRYVRGVLYVETSGGAYALKKTPASLRKISFLHQWLQKLMDQGYDHLLPWIKTRSGETYVKMADSVWYALPWFGEEVKPTGSISAYVLIRQLARFHRESHAFVESGSPYQTQVDQKRVDNWKQKKDELKEIKSAISQREFISPFDKVILDHEGFLQKALSFSVQGLDKFRQYQKGIPPRYTLVHTRLAPENVLFEGDDWKWIDFDHAVLDSPVRDIATFMRRFISMEGDQVWDPRALLDIYESEWPLKGQEKKLLALYLAYPESPLQLIHQYYHGKNREEATSLRRLEEEMDRLHLFQNWVRNLWKPGVTRRKGVHGAFINV comes from the coding sequence GTGAGAATCGATCCAGATTGTGACGGTCCCGTATTGGCTGAAATCTATAAACAATATGGATGGTCCCCGCACTCCATTCGCTATGTAAGGGGGGTTCTGTATGTTGAGACTTCGGGTGGAGCCTATGCTTTGAAAAAAACACCGGCTTCACTGAGAAAAATCTCCTTTTTGCATCAGTGGTTGCAGAAGTTGATGGATCAGGGCTATGATCATCTGCTTCCTTGGATCAAAACTCGCTCAGGAGAAACCTATGTGAAAATGGCGGATAGTGTTTGGTATGCTCTTCCCTGGTTTGGTGAAGAAGTGAAACCCACCGGTTCGATTTCGGCATATGTACTGATTCGTCAGTTGGCCCGTTTTCACCGGGAATCTCATGCTTTCGTGGAATCAGGAAGTCCTTATCAAACTCAGGTCGATCAAAAGAGGGTTGACAATTGGAAACAGAAGAAAGATGAATTGAAAGAGATCAAAAGTGCCATCTCTCAACGTGAATTTATTTCGCCCTTTGACAAGGTGATCTTGGATCATGAAGGCTTTCTGCAAAAGGCCTTATCTTTTTCCGTACAGGGATTGGATAAATTCAGACAGTATCAAAAGGGAATCCCTCCCCGATATACATTGGTTCATACTCGTCTGGCCCCGGAAAATGTACTATTTGAAGGGGATGACTGGAAATGGATTGATTTTGATCATGCGGTTTTGGACAGCCCGGTTCGGGATATCGCCACTTTTATGCGACGTTTCATTTCCATGGAAGGAGATCAAGTATGGGATCCAAGGGCTCTGTTGGACATTTACGAATCGGAATGGCCGCTAAAAGGACAGGAAAAAAAGCTGTTGGCGCTTTATTTGGCATATCCTGAATCTCCTCTTCAGCTGATTCATCAATACTATCATGGGAAAAATCGGGAAGAGGCAACCAGCTTACGTCGTTTGGAAGAAGAAATGGATCGGTTACACCTATTTCAGAACTGGGTGAGGAACTTGTGGAAACCGGGAGTGACTAGGAGGAAAGGGGTGCATGGTGCCTTTATAAATGTTTGA
- a CDS encoding valine--tRNA ligase — MSQTNNLPSAYDPKKAEEKWYEYWMDGGFFQAGKAGDSEKEPFTIVIPPPNVTGNLHIGHALDNTMQDILVRWKRMEGYDALWLPGMDHAGIATQTRVEARLREEGVSRYDLGREKFLEQVWEWKEHYAQVIRNQWRKLGLSLDYSRERFTMDEGLSRAVREVFVRLYEKGLIYRGKYIINWDPVAQTALSDIEVIHKEVQGFLYHMKYPLKDGSGHIRIATTRPETMLGDTGIAVHPEDERYRDLIGKTVILPIVGREIPIVADEHVDPEFGSGAVKITPAHDPNDFEIGNRHDLEAVLVMDESGTMNQLAGKYQGLDRFECRKQIVKDLQDDGILVEIENHTHSVGHSERSGAVVEPYLSTQWFVSMQALANRAIQDTRSKQGVRFVPERFEKTYLHWIENIRDWCISRQLWWGHRIPAWYCSDCGKMTVGLEEPEACPHCKSTALEQDQDVLDTWFSSALWPFSTLGWPDQTDDLKRYYPTDVLVTGYDIIYFWVARMIFTALEFTDSKPFNDVLIHGLVRDAEGRKMSKSLGNGVDPMEVIDQYGADAIRFMLSTGSTPGNDLRFQWERVESARNFANKIWNAARFVLMHLEGAETLSLEKPLSTADRWILHRLNETVEAVTRHLNRYDFGEAGQVLYHFIWDEFCDWYIEFAKLPLYGNDQESKERTLSVLCHVLDQSLRLLHPFMPFITEEIWQHLPNSGVSITVAEWPKFDSDHEAKEAQWEMGVLIETIRAVRNIRADMEVPPKKQVELLIQTDPETLKAYRNNQAAVKRLCGAEHLEIDTNLTRPEKAMTAVVTGGELFLPLEGLIDLDQTIARLEGELKKLDKEVERVEKKLANQGFIAKAPAHVVEEERQKGINYKAKREKVKSRLADLKR; from the coding sequence ATGTCTCAAACAAACAATTTGCCATCTGCTTACGATCCGAAAAAAGCAGAAGAAAAGTGGTATGAGTATTGGATGGATGGGGGATTCTTCCAGGCGGGCAAGGCGGGTGACAGTGAGAAAGAACCTTTTACCATTGTGATCCCACCTCCAAATGTGACAGGAAATCTGCACATTGGTCACGCTTTGGATAATACGATGCAGGATATTTTGGTCAGGTGGAAGCGAATGGAGGGCTATGATGCCTTATGGCTTCCAGGGATGGATCATGCCGGTATCGCCACTCAAACCCGAGTGGAAGCTCGTTTGCGGGAAGAGGGTGTGAGTCGGTATGATCTGGGACGAGAGAAATTTCTGGAGCAGGTATGGGAGTGGAAGGAACACTACGCTCAGGTTATTCGTAATCAATGGCGAAAACTGGGTCTCTCCCTGGACTACTCAAGGGAACGGTTTACCATGGATGAAGGGTTGTCCCGTGCCGTTCGGGAAGTCTTTGTTCGCTTGTATGAAAAAGGGCTGATTTACCGGGGTAAATATATTATTAATTGGGATCCGGTTGCACAAACAGCCCTGTCTGATATTGAAGTGATTCATAAAGAGGTGCAAGGGTTTCTGTATCACATGAAGTATCCCTTAAAAGATGGTTCCGGTCATATCCGGATTGCTACTACCCGACCGGAAACGATGCTGGGAGATACGGGTATAGCGGTTCATCCGGAAGATGAACGTTACAGAGATTTGATAGGGAAAACGGTGATTTTGCCCATTGTGGGACGGGAGATACCGATTGTTGCTGATGAACATGTAGATCCGGAATTTGGCAGTGGTGCAGTTAAGATTACTCCTGCCCATGATCCCAATGATTTTGAGATCGGAAACCGTCATGATCTGGAAGCAGTTCTGGTCATGGACGAATCCGGTACCATGAATCAACTGGCTGGCAAATATCAAGGGTTGGATCGGTTCGAATGCAGAAAACAAATTGTAAAAGATCTGCAGGACGACGGTATTCTGGTGGAAATAGAAAATCATACTCATTCTGTTGGTCACAGTGAACGTTCCGGAGCGGTGGTGGAACCATATCTGTCCACACAGTGGTTTGTTTCCATGCAAGCCTTGGCAAACAGAGCCATTCAGGATACCCGTTCCAAGCAAGGGGTTCGTTTTGTTCCGGAACGATTTGAAAAAACCTATCTGCATTGGATTGAAAATATACGGGATTGGTGTATTTCCCGTCAATTGTGGTGGGGACATCGTATTCCGGCATGGTATTGTTCGGATTGTGGTAAAATGACCGTCGGGTTGGAAGAGCCTGAAGCATGTCCACATTGCAAAAGCACCGCATTGGAACAGGATCAGGATGTTCTCGATACTTGGTTCAGTTCTGCTTTATGGCCTTTTTCTACATTGGGTTGGCCGGATCAGACCGATGACTTGAAACGTTATTATCCTACCGACGTTTTGGTTACCGGATATGATATCATTTATTTTTGGGTGGCCCGTATGATTTTTACCGCTCTGGAGTTTACGGATTCCAAACCCTTCAATGATGTATTGATCCATGGCCTGGTTCGGGATGCAGAGGGGCGTAAAATGTCCAAGTCCCTTGGCAATGGTGTCGATCCAATGGAGGTGATCGATCAATACGGTGCTGATGCTATTCGCTTCATGCTCTCCACCGGGAGTACTCCGGGTAATGACCTTCGCTTTCAGTGGGAGCGTGTGGAGTCAGCACGAAACTTCGCCAATAAAATATGGAACGCAGCCCGTTTTGTACTCATGCATTTGGAGGGAGCAGAGACACTCTCTCTGGAAAAGCCTCTGTCTACAGCAGATCGCTGGATTTTGCATCGGCTAAATGAAACGGTTGAAGCGGTGACCCGTCATCTGAATCGGTATGATTTTGGTGAAGCAGGGCAAGTGCTGTACCATTTCATTTGGGACGAGTTTTGTGACTGGTACATCGAATTTGCCAAACTCCCCTTGTATGGTAACGATCAAGAGTCCAAAGAAAGGACTCTGTCAGTACTGTGTCACGTTTTGGATCAATCTCTTCGTCTGTTGCACCCTTTTATGCCATTTATTACAGAAGAGATCTGGCAGCATCTTCCCAATTCAGGTGTAAGTATCACAGTGGCAGAATGGCCAAAGTTCGATTCAGACCATGAGGCGAAAGAAGCTCAGTGGGAGATGGGTGTGCTGATTGAAACGATCCGGGCTGTTCGAAATATCCGGGCTGATATGGAAGTACCCCCCAAAAAGCAGGTGGAGCTTCTTATTCAAACAGATCCGGAGACATTAAAGGCTTACCGGAATAATCAAGCGGCGGTGAAGAGGTTGTGTGGGGCTGAACATTTGGAGATTGATACCAATCTGACTCGACCGGAGAAGGCGATGACAGCTGTGGTGACAGGGGGCGAATTGTTTCTTCCCTTGGAAGGTCTGATTGATTTGGATCAGACCATAGCCCGGTTGGAAGGAGAACTGAAAAAGCTGGATAAAGAAGTGGAACGCGTTGAGAAGAAACTGGCCAATCAAGGTTTTATCGCAAAGGCTCCTGCCCATGTGGTGGAGGAGGAGAGACAAAAGGGGATCAATTATAAGGCGAAACGGGAGAAAGTAAAAAGCCGATTGGCAGATTTAAAGAGATAG
- a CDS encoding bifunctional folylpolyglutamate synthase/dihydrofolate synthase, translating to MTEKTPFTQSKEVFQWMKANCGAGIQPGLQRMEQVLAKMGNPERRLKFIHIAGTNGKGSTAAMVASVLQEAGYPTGMFTSPYLDHWSERIRMDGHPIDKEAFLLWAQRVASVVEELKEEGLEPPTEFEFWTLIAINYFARDAVPWFVVWETGLGGRLDSTNVVYPLVSVVTHIGHDHTQLLGSNLQEIAAEKAGIIKPGVPVVSGCQQEEAIQVLCNKAKENRSTLYQVGRDFTGNRLSEEAESQTFRFSGPFREYESLSIPLMGPHQVNNGAVAMMTLEVLRQYYATILERETVITGLKQTDWPGRLEKISEHPTVLLDGAHNPEAAAALADALSSRTYERLHLLIGVLEDKEVKGILSPLLPLADQVVAVQVNHERTMSAEKLLNIIRKEDAKKSVHTASSPQSGLAELKENAGAKDLIVVTGSLFLISELRRTLSNKKDG from the coding sequence ATGACTGAGAAAACTCCTTTTACCCAATCAAAAGAGGTATTCCAATGGATGAAAGCCAACTGTGGAGCCGGTATTCAGCCTGGTCTGCAGCGAATGGAACAAGTGCTGGCGAAAATGGGTAATCCGGAACGGAGACTGAAGTTTATTCATATCGCCGGAACCAATGGAAAAGGTTCCACTGCGGCCATGGTGGCTTCTGTATTGCAGGAGGCGGGTTATCCCACCGGTATGTTTACTTCTCCTTACCTGGATCATTGGAGTGAACGGATTCGGATGGACGGTCACCCCATCGATAAGGAAGCATTTTTGCTTTGGGCACAACGGGTGGCTTCTGTCGTGGAAGAGTTGAAGGAAGAAGGACTGGAACCACCGACAGAATTTGAGTTTTGGACTTTGATTGCCATCAACTATTTTGCCCGGGATGCCGTCCCTTGGTTCGTAGTGTGGGAAACCGGTCTTGGTGGTCGGTTGGATTCTACCAATGTTGTATATCCTCTGGTTTCTGTGGTTACTCATATCGGTCACGATCATACCCAACTTTTAGGCAGCAATTTGCAAGAGATTGCAGCGGAGAAAGCAGGGATCATAAAACCGGGTGTCCCAGTAGTAAGTGGTTGTCAACAGGAAGAAGCGATTCAGGTTCTCTGTAATAAAGCCAAAGAGAATCGAAGTACGTTATATCAAGTTGGAAGGGATTTTACAGGAAACAGGTTATCTGAAGAAGCTGAAAGCCAGACCTTCCGGTTTTCCGGACCCTTTCGGGAGTACGAGTCCCTTTCGATTCCTTTGATGGGGCCACATCAGGTCAACAACGGGGCAGTGGCAATGATGACCCTGGAAGTATTGCGACAATATTATGCCACTATTCTGGAGCGAGAGACAGTCATAACTGGCTTGAAACAAACTGATTGGCCGGGCCGACTGGAGAAAATTTCAGAACACCCGACCGTCTTGCTGGATGGTGCACATAATCCCGAAGCTGCAGCCGCTTTGGCCGATGCCCTCTCTTCCCGTACATACGAGCGTTTGCATTTGTTGATAGGAGTGTTGGAAGACAAGGAAGTCAAAGGGATTCTTTCTCCACTTCTTCCATTGGCCGATCAAGTGGTTGCTGTACAAGTAAATCATGAGCGGACCATGTCCGCTGAGAAGCTGTTGAATATCATCAGGAAAGAAGATGCAAAGAAGTCAGTTCACACCGCTTCCTCTCCTCAATCAGGATTAGCGGAATTAAAAGAAAATGCAGGTGCAAAGGATCTGATAGTGGTAACCGGTTCTTTGTTTCTCATCTCTGAATTACGTCGTACTTTAAGTAATAAAAAAGATGGATAA
- the murC gene encoding UDP-N-acetylmuramate--L-alanine ligase gives MKSKEHVHFIGIGGYGMSAIARVLLEMGYIVTGSDVASNKLTESLVKKGAKIHLGHDASLVQGADRVVYSSSIPSENVELEAAKQQGISVLHRSQMLAALLNNKKGIAVAGAHGKTTTSSMIAQTMEESGADPTYVIGGEVVGLGSNAKAGQSPYVVAEADESDGTFLEYYPHVAVVTNIEPDHLENYDGDFEKLKQAYRQFLRQIKSGGTAVLGWDDDYVREIAGETDARIITYAIDREADYKAVNIRQHLNEVVFSVQRNGEILGDITINVPGRHNVSNALATLIVCLEAGLSFEEASKGLLRFQGAKRRFQIIGEVDQVLVVDDYAHHPTEIRTTIDGLKAMNRRIVAVFQPQRYSRTHLLMEEFSRAFKGVDRLAVTQIYSPPGEAPIEGVTSERLVEMIRQNSNPNVCFCETKEDAENYLIDEVQPGDLVITMGAGDIWRVAHNLIPKLKERNHVHRNR, from the coding sequence TTGAAATCAAAGGAACATGTACACTTTATCGGAATCGGTGGTTATGGTATGAGTGCCATAGCCCGGGTATTGTTGGAGATGGGCTACATCGTGACAGGTTCAGATGTTGCTTCCAATAAGCTGACGGAAAGCCTGGTGAAAAAAGGGGCGAAAATCCATTTGGGACACGACGCCTCTCTGGTTCAAGGTGCCGACCGGGTTGTCTATTCTTCCAGTATTCCCAGTGAAAATGTGGAATTGGAAGCGGCGAAGCAACAAGGTATTTCCGTATTGCACCGTTCGCAAATGCTGGCTGCTCTTCTTAATAATAAAAAGGGAATTGCTGTTGCAGGTGCCCATGGGAAAACAACCACTTCTTCGATGATCGCCCAAACGATGGAGGAAAGCGGTGCTGACCCGACCTACGTAATCGGAGGAGAAGTTGTGGGACTCGGCAGTAACGCCAAAGCCGGTCAGAGTCCTTATGTCGTGGCGGAAGCAGATGAAAGTGACGGCACTTTTTTGGAATATTACCCTCATGTAGCGGTTGTGACCAATATTGAACCGGATCATCTGGAAAACTATGACGGGGATTTTGAAAAGCTGAAACAGGCATACCGTCAATTTTTACGTCAAATTAAAAGTGGGGGGACAGCGGTACTGGGATGGGATGATGATTACGTACGGGAGATTGCCGGTGAGACAGATGCCCGGATTATTACCTATGCGATAGACAGGGAGGCGGATTATAAAGCAGTCAATATCCGCCAACACCTCAATGAAGTGGTTTTCTCTGTCCAGCGAAACGGAGAAATTCTGGGAGATATCACGATTAACGTACCCGGTCGGCACAATGTGTCCAATGCTTTGGCCACTTTGATCGTTTGTTTGGAAGCGGGCCTTTCTTTTGAAGAAGCATCCAAAGGGTTGCTTCGTTTTCAAGGTGCCAAAAGACGCTTTCAAATCATTGGGGAAGTGGATCAAGTTTTGGTTGTCGATGATTATGCCCACCACCCAACGGAGATCCGTACCACCATCGATGGATTAAAAGCGATGAACCGGCGGATTGTGGCTGTCTTCCAACCCCAACGATATTCCCGGACCCATTTGTTGATGGAAGAGTTTAGTCGCGCATTCAAAGGAGTGGATCGACTGGCCGTCACCCAGATTTATTCACCGCCTGGGGAAGCCCCTATTGAAGGAGTCACTTCGGAACGATTGGTGGAAATGATTCGTCAAAACAGCAATCCCAATGTTTGTTTCTGTGAGACGAAGGAAGATGCGGAGAACTATTTGATTGATGAAGTGCAACCCGGGGATTTGGTAATCACGATGGGAGCCGGTGATATCTGGAGAGTGGCACACAATTTGATACCAAAGCTGAAAGAAAGGAATCATGTCCATAGAAATCGGTGA
- a CDS encoding glycine betaine uptake BCCT transporter, which produces MKKVSKTVFYTSVIIAVLFIAWGVLFPKNITSVTGNIQDFLQTNFGWFYLLAASVFLIFVIALIFTRYGSIRLGKDDEKPEYSFITWFAMLFSAGMGIGLVFWGTAEPLSHFSSPPIGEGGTQTDAANAMTYTLFHWGVHPWAIYTLVALALAYFKFRKDAPGLISATFTPLLGNKVEGPIGKTIDLLAVFATIFGVATSLGLGAAQISGGLSFLSGGIENNISTQLIIIAVVTVLFTASALSGLDRGIRYLSNTNIILAVALMLFLLFVGPTQFILNFFTTTLGNYIQEIPHLSLQITPFSDTQQADWTQAWTIFYWAWWISWAPFVGTFIARVSRGRTIREFIIGVLAVPVIFSAFWFAVLGGSGLYAEMIEGAGIVNVMNEAGTEIALFQMLEGFPFGTALSVIAILLIGTFFITSADSATFVLGMQTTNGSLNPPKSIRLTWGIIQAAAAAVLLSTGGLTGLQTAAIIAAFPFIFVIIGMGISLLKALRKEKPLPKKERGLGPMRRYSTSKSK; this is translated from the coding sequence TTGAAGAAAGTATCAAAAACGGTTTTTTACACATCGGTTATCATTGCAGTCTTGTTCATTGCCTGGGGTGTCCTCTTCCCGAAAAATATTACTTCGGTTACAGGGAACATCCAAGATTTTTTACAAACGAACTTCGGTTGGTTTTATCTGTTGGCGGCTTCGGTGTTTCTTATTTTTGTCATCGCACTGATATTTACTCGATACGGCAGTATTAGATTGGGGAAAGATGATGAAAAACCGGAGTACAGCTTTATTACTTGGTTTGCTATGTTGTTTAGTGCAGGTATGGGAATCGGCCTGGTATTCTGGGGGACAGCTGAACCCTTGAGTCATTTCAGTTCACCTCCTATTGGAGAAGGGGGTACCCAGACGGATGCTGCCAATGCCATGACCTATACGTTGTTTCATTGGGGTGTCCATCCATGGGCTATCTACACCCTTGTCGCCTTGGCTTTGGCCTATTTCAAATTTCGTAAAGACGCTCCCGGTTTGATCAGTGCTACCTTTACTCCGTTGTTAGGAAATAAAGTGGAAGGTCCTATTGGAAAAACCATTGATCTCCTCGCTGTATTCGCTACGATTTTCGGGGTGGCCACTTCCCTTGGATTGGGAGCCGCACAAATTTCCGGCGGATTATCCTTTTTATCCGGCGGGATCGAGAACAACATCAGCACTCAACTGATTATTATCGCTGTTGTGACCGTTTTGTTCACGGCATCGGCTCTGAGCGGACTGGACAGAGGAATTCGTTATCTCAGCAATACCAACATCATTCTGGCGGTAGCGCTGATGCTGTTCTTGCTCTTTGTGGGTCCCACCCAGTTCATTCTCAACTTTTTCACTACAACACTGGGCAATTATATACAAGAAATTCCTCATTTGAGTTTGCAAATCACCCCTTTTAGTGATACACAACAAGCTGATTGGACCCAGGCATGGACAATATTTTACTGGGCTTGGTGGATATCCTGGGCGCCTTTTGTGGGTACTTTTATTGCCAGGGTTTCCAGAGGACGTACCATTCGTGAGTTTATCATCGGGGTTTTGGCTGTACCGGTGATCTTTAGTGCTTTCTGGTTTGCAGTCCTCGGAGGCAGCGGGTTGTATGCTGAGATGATCGAGGGAGCCGGGATTGTAAATGTGATGAACGAGGCCGGAACAGAAATTGCTTTGTTCCAGATGTTGGAGGGCTTTCCCTTCGGGACAGCTTTGTCCGTTATTGCCATTTTGTTGATTGGTACTTTTTTCATCACATCAGCCGATTCGGCTACTTTTGTTCTGGGGATGCAGACTACCAACGGAAGTCTCAACCCGCCGAAATCCATTCGCTTGACCTGGGGAATTATACAGGCTGCAGCTGCTGCGGTTCTCCTGAGTACCGGCGGCTTGACCGGATTACAGACTGCGGCGATCATTGCAGCGTTTCCCTTTATCTTCGTCATAATTGGAATGGGTATCTCCTTGTTAAAGGCTTTACGAAAAGAGAAGCCTCTGCCTAAAAAAGAGCGTGGTTTAGGTCCAATGAGACGATACTCTACTTCAAAATCGAAATAA